In the Victivallis sp. Marseille-Q1083 genome, one interval contains:
- a CDS encoding uroporphyrinogen decarboxylase family protein — MTIDSRTLIRRIINGESVPRSGFWMGNPHADAWPLLRSYFQAESNEEVRRVLRDDLSWLPCDGGYKANGGQPFPNPRKSEGLSAAGIFSDCESLAEVEAYPWPAPEAFDFSAELAAVRGAGDRYRASGMWSPFFHLVGDLFGMENYFIKMYTHPEIVKAVTGHVVDFYLAGTERFFREAGEDVDGFFFGNDFGTQLDIMISPDAFQEFVFPYFKKLTDLGHAAGKQVLLHSCGAIVKVIPDLIRLGVDALHPLQACAAHMEAESLAQFRGRLAFFGGIDTQHLLVHGTPDAIRADVRRVRRCLAPSLIVSPSHEALLPNVPPANVQAMSEAAHEPYLPIR; from the coding sequence ATGACCATCGACTCAAGAACACTGATCCGGCGGATTATCAATGGTGAATCAGTACCACGCAGTGGTTTCTGGATGGGGAATCCGCACGCCGACGCCTGGCCGCTGCTGCGAAGTTATTTTCAGGCGGAAAGCAACGAAGAAGTGCGCCGTGTTCTGCGGGATGATCTGAGCTGGCTGCCCTGTGACGGCGGCTACAAGGCCAATGGCGGCCAGCCGTTTCCCAATCCCCGCAAGAGCGAGGGATTGAGCGCGGCCGGAATTTTTTCCGATTGCGAGTCGCTGGCGGAAGTGGAAGCCTATCCGTGGCCGGCTCCGGAGGCGTTTGATTTTTCGGCCGAACTGGCGGCGGTACGCGGCGCCGGGGATCGTTATCGCGCCAGCGGCATGTGGAGTCCGTTTTTCCATCTGGTCGGCGACTTGTTCGGTATGGAGAATTATTTCATCAAGATGTATACGCACCCGGAAATCGTCAAAGCGGTGACCGGACACGTGGTGGATTTTTATCTGGCCGGCACGGAGCGTTTCTTCCGGGAAGCCGGTGAGGACGTGGACGGTTTCTTTTTCGGCAACGACTTCGGCACGCAACTGGATATCATGATCAGCCCGGACGCCTTTCAGGAGTTCGTTTTTCCGTATTTCAAAAAACTGACCGATCTCGGCCATGCCGCCGGAAAACAGGTATTGCTGCACTCCTGCGGCGCCATCGTCAAAGTCATTCCGGATTTAATCCGGCTGGGGGTCGACGCCCTCCATCCGCTGCAGGCCTGCGCCGCTCATATGGAAGCGGAAAGTCTGGCGCAGTTCCGGGGCCGGCTGGCTTTTTTCGGCGGCATCGACACCCAGCATCTGCTGGTGCACGGCACGCCTGATGCGATCCGTGCCGATGTGCGGCGGGTCCGGCGCTGTCTGGCGCCGAGTCTGATCGTCAGTCCCAGCCACGAGGCATTGCTGCCGAACGTGCCGCCGGCCAATGTCCAGGCGATGTCCGAAGCCGCTCACGAACCGTATTTGCCAATCCGGTGA
- a CDS encoding PQQ-binding-like beta-propeller repeat protein has product MKKTIWMSALCLAAGMNLAAATVEGKVFLDDNGNGEPDAGESGLPGFLVSDGVNFARTDAAGHYELEVRDGQKSVYVHQPRAYRADRWFYRLPAEQTALNFAMRPAGPFRGMFLQVADSETEEFDSWLPNLKALVKAVGPDFIVHTGDLCRIDGIKAHAANFTSEKVGVPVYITVGNHDIIAPVDGKDYSSFLDPYYYSFEWGPYLVVAAPMNYGDVELPYDLADFGDYLQKLFQVIPDNKPLIVLGHELLASGGKKRIAGHDGLQVDLNEHNFKAWVYGHWHNNIVNKHADGSASYCTGLPNKGGIDHSPVCSRMMIAGEDGRLASYLIWGGFADHLSIAVPGENMIPAGRQELPISVAAYNSGAPVIAVKAVLGSDDQVLGSVVLRSENGLVWSGSLPVPPAAAGKTFQLKVVASRVDGEEFEQTKSFVWSPPAAAETPVTGEWNNLLGNAMHSGYRPDSAIPAVQLQWLQQMPGENFMVAPILAGGKVFAGCMDDGDAGRGGIYAYDAAGGEELWHFTTGYSVKNSIACGEGLVFAQDARGNVYALRMADGTLAWKADSPTDGLPAVAGGVTYADGVLYAGQRRSLAAYEAASGKALWHNTAWDEGESTVNTLSVGDGVLITSANWRALYGMDAATGELLWQHRDDDTRFQSAPAVFHDGKAYAKGYRQLLEIEPRSGEILRSKELPADLQSATAPVVVGGLVLVGTANHGLMAVDLATFDVRWQCEEIQPALLDTAPYHWRSRTVESSPVVLGDTVWIGASDGFLYALELQTGQVKQKIDLGVPVLSSVAAGNGWLFAADFGGRLFGFRAAAE; this is encoded by the coding sequence TGAAGAAGACAATCTGGATGTCGGCGTTGTGTCTGGCGGCCGGGATGAACCTGGCGGCGGCAACGGTGGAAGGAAAAGTATTCCTGGATGACAACGGCAATGGCGAACCGGATGCCGGAGAAAGCGGTTTGCCGGGATTTCTGGTCAGCGACGGCGTCAATTTCGCCAGAACGGATGCCGCCGGGCATTACGAACTGGAAGTGCGCGACGGCCAGAAAAGCGTTTATGTGCATCAACCGCGCGCTTACCGGGCGGACCGCTGGTTTTACCGATTGCCGGCGGAGCAGACGGCGCTGAATTTCGCGATGCGGCCGGCCGGACCGTTCCGCGGCATGTTTCTGCAGGTGGCCGACAGCGAAACGGAGGAGTTCGACTCCTGGCTGCCGAACCTGAAGGCGCTGGTGAAGGCCGTGGGGCCGGATTTCATCGTCCATACCGGCGACCTGTGCCGGATCGACGGCATCAAAGCGCACGCGGCGAATTTCACTTCCGAAAAAGTCGGCGTACCGGTTTATATCACGGTCGGCAATCATGATATCATCGCGCCGGTGGATGGTAAAGACTACAGCAGTTTTCTCGACCCATATTATTACTCCTTCGAATGGGGGCCGTATCTGGTCGTGGCGGCGCCGATGAATTACGGAGATGTCGAGCTGCCGTATGATCTGGCCGATTTCGGCGATTATCTGCAGAAATTGTTTCAAGTGATTCCGGATAACAAGCCGTTGATCGTCCTCGGCCATGAATTGCTCGCTTCCGGGGGGAAAAAGCGGATCGCCGGCCATGACGGCTTGCAGGTCGATTTGAATGAACATAATTTCAAAGCCTGGGTTTACGGCCACTGGCACAACAATATCGTCAACAAGCATGCCGACGGCAGCGCCAGCTATTGCACCGGCCTGCCGAACAAAGGCGGCATCGACCATTCACCGGTCTGCAGCCGGATGATGATAGCCGGAGAGGATGGCCGGCTCGCCAGCTATCTGATCTGGGGTGGGTTTGCCGACCATCTGAGCATTGCCGTGCCAGGTGAGAACATGATTCCGGCCGGCCGGCAGGAATTGCCGATATCGGTGGCGGCTTACAATTCCGGCGCGCCGGTCATCGCTGTAAAGGCCGTGCTCGGCAGCGATGACCAGGTGCTCGGCAGCGTCGTTCTGCGCAGTGAAAACGGTCTGGTCTGGAGCGGTTCGTTGCCGGTTCCGCCGGCCGCCGCAGGAAAGACGTTTCAACTGAAAGTGGTTGCCAGCCGGGTGGACGGCGAAGAGTTCGAACAGACGAAATCGTTTGTCTGGTCGCCGCCGGCAGCGGCGGAAACGCCGGTGACCGGCGAATGGAATAATCTGCTCGGCAATGCGATGCACAGCGGTTATCGGCCGGATTCGGCGATTCCGGCGGTGCAATTGCAGTGGCTGCAGCAGATGCCGGGCGAGAATTTCATGGTTGCGCCGATTTTGGCCGGCGGCAAGGTGTTTGCCGGCTGCATGGATGACGGCGATGCCGGGCGCGGCGGCATTTATGCCTATGATGCGGCCGGTGGCGAGGAGCTCTGGCATTTCACGACCGGTTATTCGGTCAAGAATTCGATTGCCTGCGGGGAAGGGCTGGTGTTTGCCCAGGATGCCCGCGGCAATGTCTATGCGCTGCGGATGGCCGATGGGACGTTGGCCTGGAAAGCCGATTCCCCGACCGACGGTTTGCCGGCGGTGGCCGGCGGGGTGACGTATGCCGACGGCGTGCTCTATGCCGGACAGCGGCGGAGCCTGGCGGCTTACGAGGCGGCCAGCGGCAAGGCGTTGTGGCACAATACCGCCTGGGACGAAGGCGAATCGACGGTCAATACCTTGTCGGTTGGCGATGGCGTATTGATCACTTCCGCCAATTGGCGGGCGTTGTACGGGATGGATGCGGCGACCGGTGAATTGCTGTGGCAGCATCGTGATGACGACACGCGATTTCAGTCGGCGCCGGCGGTGTTCCATGACGGCAAAGCTTATGCCAAGGGTTACCGCCAATTGCTGGAAATCGAACCGCGTAGTGGCGAGATTCTGCGCAGCAAGGAGTTGCCGGCCGATCTGCAGTCGGCGACTGCACCGGTGGTTGTCGGTGGCCTGGTGCTGGTCGGTACGGCGAACCATGGTTTGATGGCCGTCGATTTAGCGACCTTTGACGTGCGCTGGCAGTGCGAGGAAATTCAGCCGGCCTTGCTGGACACTGCGCCATATCACTGGCGGAGCAGGACGGTGGAGAGCAGTCCGGTCGTGCTGGGGGATACCGTATGGATTGGCGCCAGCGACGGATTTTTGTATGCGCTGGAATTGCAGACTGGACAAGTGAAACAGAAAATCGATCTGGGCGTGCCGGTTTTGTCCTCGGTGGCGGCTGGAAATGGTTGGCTTTTTGCCGCCGATTTCGGCGGCCGGCTTTTCGGTTTCCGGGCGGCTGCCGAATGA
- a CDS encoding AraC family transcriptional regulator, with protein MKAEHGLCFELTPENRPLLIRAGFFRIGDRNFETEYCLEDFHALHLYAYSGSLRTATECFELAPGDLTLTPAGTITSYALEPPGTHLCIHFELAPQGNTSLPFHWPTGKLPERLTDDLTELVALFRCSDDPEKRTAAENLLLSALFRLKCQPQHTAFPDRRISRLLYELDRSSDSPVCITALAQRFAVSQTHLTRKFRQQTGMTIARYVMHRRIDKARYLLAASNLSIKEIGTAVGYATPQEFNKRFRQLAGVSPSAYRQKERRPISLN; from the coding sequence ATGAAAGCAGAACATGGATTATGCTTCGAATTGACGCCAGAAAATCGGCCGCTGCTGATCCGGGCCGGTTTCTTTCGGATCGGCGACCGGAATTTCGAAACGGAATATTGTCTGGAGGATTTTCATGCGCTGCATTTGTACGCTTATTCCGGTTCGCTCCGGACGGCAACGGAATGCTTCGAACTGGCGCCCGGCGATCTGACGCTGACGCCGGCCGGCACTATCACCAGTTACGCCCTGGAACCCCCCGGAACTCACCTGTGCATCCACTTCGAACTGGCTCCGCAGGGCAACACAAGCTTGCCGTTTCACTGGCCGACCGGCAAACTGCCGGAACGGCTGACTGACGACCTGACGGAACTCGTCGCCCTGTTCCGCTGCAGCGACGACCCGGAAAAACGGACCGCGGCGGAAAATCTGCTGTTGTCCGCGCTGTTCCGGCTCAAATGCCAGCCGCAGCACACCGCCTTCCCGGACCGGCGTATTTCGCGGCTGCTCTATGAACTCGATCGTTCCTCCGACAGTCCGGTCTGCATCACAGCGCTGGCGCAGCGTTTCGCCGTCAGCCAGACCCACCTGACCCGGAAGTTCAGGCAGCAGACCGGCATGACCATCGCCCGCTACGTCATGCATCGCCGCATCGACAAAGCCCGCTACCTCCTGGCCGCCAGCAATCTGAGCATCAAGGAAATCGGCACGGCCGTCGGCTACGCCACACCGCAGGAATTCAACAAACGATTCCGCCAGTTGGCCGGCGTCTCCCCTTCGGCTTACCGGCAAAAAGAACGACGGCCGATCAGCCTGAACTGA
- a CDS encoding META domain-containing protein, whose protein sequence is MKRHWPETIRWTWCLAATAIFMLDGCGLWQSKTPEVAGKAWLNNAKPAGGFYLASDGAVLPINYPEPNGQWTMKKDTLTISDANGQARDYQLASPADKPELTGNGQIYRETPVSGAILDIEWEPVYLDGQHDIVKPAMPEVTLIFNSATGRFSGCGGVNRLFGDFTLTAPDRIRIERINSTRMAGPGARYEGLFLSRLIHAERYLVVDGNLQLYNNANQLLISFQPNVN, encoded by the coding sequence ATGAAGCGACATTGGCCCGAAACGATTCGATGGACATGGTGCCTGGCGGCAACGGCAATTTTCATGCTGGACGGCTGCGGCTTGTGGCAGAGCAAGACGCCGGAGGTCGCCGGGAAAGCCTGGCTGAACAATGCGAAGCCGGCCGGCGGCTTTTATCTGGCCTCCGACGGCGCGGTTTTGCCAATCAATTACCCCGAACCGAATGGACAATGGACGATGAAAAAAGATACCCTCACCATCTCCGACGCGAACGGCCAAGCGAGGGATTACCAGCTGGCTTCTCCGGCTGACAAACCGGAACTGACCGGCAACGGCCAGATTTACCGGGAGACGCCGGTTTCCGGCGCGATTCTCGATATCGAATGGGAACCGGTCTATCTCGACGGCCAACATGACATCGTCAAGCCGGCCATGCCGGAAGTCACGCTGATCTTCAATTCGGCCACCGGCCGTTTCAGCGGCTGCGGCGGCGTCAATCGCCTGTTCGGCGATTTTACCCTCACCGCTCCCGACCGCATCAGGATCGAACGAATCAATTCCACCCGGATGGCCGGGCCGGGCGCCCGTTATGAGGGCCTGTTCCTTTCCCGCCTGATCCATGCCGAACGTTATCTGGTGGTCGATGGCAACTTACAACTTTACAACAATGCCAATCAATTGCTGATCAGCTTTCAGCCGAACGTCAACTGA
- a CDS encoding type II secretion system protein: MKAKRVFTLIELLVVIAIIAILASMLLPALGKAKAAAIRIKCLSNVKQNTTGLHLYANDNQDYLPADYDNTHAWAGWNFMQRLREYVGGLACSNDMTDYDKFPAAQLCPALPGSLNGPGNTTLGYGYNHYLLLNSSLQAVNAKLSGFERPSTLILIGDNALSASGTGPAWAQWRYCVSPTNTYNGVNVGDALRSKHGDSANVGWIDGHAAAEKVYALEINEKEWFMPWE, from the coding sequence ATGAAAGCGAAGAGAGTTTTCACACTAATTGAATTACTAGTTGTTATCGCAATCATTGCCATCTTAGCTAGCATGTTGTTGCCGGCGCTGGGCAAAGCCAAAGCAGCGGCGATCCGGATCAAATGCCTGAGCAACGTCAAACAGAACACCACCGGACTCCACCTCTATGCCAACGACAATCAGGATTATCTGCCGGCCGATTACGACAATACCCATGCCTGGGCCGGCTGGAATTTCATGCAGCGGCTGCGCGAATATGTCGGCGGCTTGGCCTGCAGCAACGACATGACCGATTATGATAAATTTCCGGCTGCCCAGCTCTGCCCGGCCCTGCCCGGCAGTTTGAACGGCCCGGGAAATACCACGCTGGGATACGGTTACAATCACTATCTGCTGCTGAACTCCAGCTTGCAGGCAGTGAATGCCAAACTATCCGGCTTTGAACGACCATCGACATTGATTTTAATCGGCGACAACGCCCTTTCCGCTTCCGGCACCGGACCAGCCTGGGCGCAATGGCGTTACTGTGTTTCCCCGACCAATACTTACAACGGCGTGAACGTCGGCGATGCGTTACGCAGCAAACATGGCGATTCCGCCAATGTCGGCTGGATCGACGGCCACGCTGCGGCGGAGAAGGTCTATGCGTTGGAGATCAATGAAAAAGAGTGGTTCATGCCCTGGGAATAA
- a CDS encoding IS110 family transposase: MTSFVGVDLHRNNFTYCIRVNGEERKIGKCEITELKGFAAMLGPNTAMAVEATGNTFMFCSSLKAHVGRLVVVNPSQFKVISMSTKKTDKHDAKVLAEFLEKDMLPEVRVKDDLQAKISSLTQTREKLVQLRTVLKNKVNNLLAANFIVLKREELSTEKGLLKALSYHFDPITDTEMLVVVEQIRSLNKSIEKLDKAIEDHGSKMDGFDNLKSIKGIGSKGAAILLATIGNIADFRSAKQLAAYIGIVPRVSNSNDTVCHGRITKSGSKIARTALVQCALIAKRYSPYLNAFHESVKSRRGGAKANIALARKFLDIVYRTLKNNWMFENFTQFKLVKN; the protein is encoded by the coding sequence ATGACAAGTTTTGTTGGAGTGGATTTGCACCGGAACAATTTTACTTATTGCATCCGGGTAAATGGGGAAGAACGGAAAATCGGCAAGTGTGAGATTACCGAACTGAAGGGCTTTGCCGCAATGCTCGGTCCGAACACGGCGATGGCGGTGGAGGCGACCGGAAATACGTTCATGTTTTGCAGCTCGCTGAAAGCTCATGTCGGGCGACTGGTGGTGGTGAATCCATCACAGTTCAAAGTCATCAGCATGTCCACCAAAAAGACGGACAAACATGACGCAAAAGTGTTGGCGGAGTTCCTGGAAAAGGATATGCTTCCGGAGGTAAGAGTGAAAGACGATTTGCAGGCGAAAATTTCAAGTCTGACGCAGACCAGGGAAAAACTGGTTCAGTTGCGTACCGTATTGAAAAACAAAGTCAACAATCTGTTAGCAGCTAACTTCATCGTGCTGAAACGGGAAGAACTGTCCACGGAGAAAGGGCTTTTGAAAGCATTGAGTTATCACTTCGACCCGATCACCGACACGGAAATGCTGGTGGTTGTCGAACAGATTCGCAGTCTGAACAAAAGCATTGAAAAACTGGATAAGGCGATTGAGGATCACGGCAGCAAGATGGACGGCTTCGACAACCTGAAATCCATCAAGGGAATCGGCTCGAAAGGTGCGGCGATCCTGTTGGCAACCATCGGCAATATCGCTGATTTCCGATCGGCAAAGCAGTTGGCCGCTTATATCGGAATCGTCCCCAGAGTGAGCAATTCAAATGACACGGTTTGCCACGGAAGAATCACGAAGAGCGGCAGCAAGATCGCCAGAACCGCTTTGGTGCAATGCGCTTTGATCGCCAAACGCTACAGCCCGTATCTCAATGCCTTTCATGAATCGGTAAAAAGTCGGCGGGGAGGTGCGAAAGCCAATATCGCCTTGGCTCGCAAATTCCTCGATATCGTGTATAGAACATTAAAAAACAATTGGATGTTTGAGAATTTTACTCAATTCAAGCTCGTAAAAAATTGA
- a CDS encoding PTS sugar transporter subunit IIA, whose translation MTTNEYPASITIVSELNARHCDDLFMQLCQVAARDDNARVCGLSADKIFELVKAREALASTAIGNGLILPHIRLNDLECLVVVFGRLDQPMNHPTPDDQPLAIACLLLVPNSKPVEGLRFMADLGSCMRSEEKRNRLLAAQTGLELKELLATQRSTTHTLIAADIMAPPRLFVTPETQLRQATRMMAENRQEILPVLDDGKLVGELSSTELFKLGIPDFFNQLKSVGFIRYFDPFEKYFAVEAASCVGDVMNRELPTFHENATLIEIVFGISVLKQQMIYITNHRQELLGIISQALLLERIINL comes from the coding sequence ATGACTACCAATGAATATCCGGCTTCCATCACCATCGTCTCCGAACTCAACGCCCGCCACTGCGACGACCTTTTCATGCAATTGTGCCAAGTCGCCGCCCGGGACGACAACGCCCGCGTTTGCGGCTTGTCGGCCGACAAAATTTTCGAACTGGTGAAGGCGCGTGAAGCATTGGCTTCTACCGCCATCGGCAATGGTTTGATCCTTCCGCACATCCGGCTGAACGACCTGGAATGCCTGGTCGTCGTCTTCGGCCGCCTGGATCAGCCGATGAATCATCCGACGCCGGACGACCAGCCGCTGGCCATCGCCTGCCTCCTGCTGGTACCGAACAGCAAACCGGTGGAAGGCCTCCGCTTTATGGCCGATCTCGGCAGTTGCATGCGCTCGGAAGAAAAACGCAACCGGCTGCTGGCCGCCCAGACCGGCTTGGAACTCAAAGAACTGCTGGCCACGCAACGCAGCACCACCCATACGTTGATCGCGGCGGACATCATGGCGCCGCCGCGTCTGTTCGTCACGCCGGAAACGCAATTGCGCCAGGCGACCAGGATGATGGCGGAAAATCGTCAGGAAATCCTGCCGGTCCTGGACGACGGCAAACTGGTCGGCGAACTGAGCAGTACGGAACTGTTCAAACTCGGCATTCCGGATTTTTTCAACCAGCTCAAAAGCGTCGGCTTCATCCGCTATTTCGATCCGTTCGAGAAATATTTCGCCGTCGAAGCGGCGTCCTGCGTCGGCGACGTGATGAACCGGGAACTTCCGACCTTCCACGAAAATGCCACCCTTATCGAGATCGTTTTCGGCATCAGCGTTCTCAAACAGCAGATGATTTACATCACCAATCATCGGCAGGAACTGCTCGGTATCATCAGTCAGGCGCTGCTGCTTGAAAGAATCATCAATCTGTAA
- a CDS encoding SLC13 family permease, whose product MWTGIIIFILAYCLIASEKVDKTIAAMLGAGLMVAFQVADFSAMLGKVDLNVLGLLIGMMIIVNIMATTGVFEYLAVLIARQTKGNGILVTAEFLLATAVISAFMDNVTTVILMAPITILITQLLGLPTVPVLILEALFSNIGGTATLVGDPPNILIGASCNLSFNDFLLNLAPIVLVIMAIMLGLVVLLMRKRLRSNPDAIAQVLLTDPKQAILLPRRLLRSLLVFGLVLLGFFTSRLTGLEPGLIAICGAFAMALVCRIELSTMLEKVEWNTILFFCGLFMMVGALELVDVFSLLGQKMVELTQGNFALTMMIILWGSAVLSAIIDNIPLVISMIPLIHSIVPVFAQQMGLQGEEAIRLQISEPLFWALALGACLGGNGTLIGASANVVIGQIANKNRYKLSFKDFTCYGAPCMIVSVLICTVYLYFRYLR is encoded by the coding sequence ATGTGGACAGGAATTATCATTTTCATTCTGGCCTACTGCCTCATCGCCTCCGAAAAGGTTGACAAAACCATTGCGGCGATGCTGGGAGCCGGCTTGATGGTGGCGTTCCAGGTGGCCGACTTCTCGGCCATGCTGGGCAAAGTGGATCTGAACGTGCTCGGTCTTCTGATCGGCATGATGATCATCGTCAATATCATGGCAACGACCGGCGTTTTCGAATATCTGGCAGTGCTGATCGCCCGTCAGACCAAAGGCAACGGAATCCTGGTCACCGCGGAATTCCTATTGGCAACCGCGGTGATTTCAGCCTTCATGGACAACGTAACCACGGTGATTCTGATGGCGCCGATCACCATTTTGATCACGCAACTGCTCGGCTTGCCGACGGTGCCGGTGCTGATCCTCGAAGCGCTCTTTTCGAACATCGGCGGCACGGCAACCCTGGTCGGCGACCCGCCGAACATTCTGATCGGCGCCAGCTGCAATTTGAGCTTCAACGACTTTCTGCTCAATTTGGCGCCGATTGTCCTGGTCATCATGGCGATTATGCTCGGATTGGTCGTACTGCTGATGCGCAAACGGCTGCGGAGCAACCCGGACGCCATCGCCCAGGTTCTGCTGACCGATCCCAAGCAGGCGATTCTGCTGCCGCGCCGGTTGCTGCGCTCCCTGCTCGTCTTCGGGCTGGTGCTGCTCGGCTTTTTCACCAGCCGGCTGACCGGGCTGGAACCGGGGCTGATCGCCATCTGCGGCGCTTTCGCCATGGCGCTGGTCTGCCGGATCGAACTGAGCACGATGCTTGAAAAAGTCGAATGGAACACCATCCTCTTCTTCTGCGGGCTTTTCATGATGGTCGGTGCGCTCGAACTGGTCGATGTCTTCTCACTGCTGGGCCAGAAAATGGTCGAATTGACCCAGGGCAATTTCGCCCTGACGATGATGATCATCCTCTGGGGCAGCGCGGTGCTTTCCGCCATCATCGACAATATTCCGCTGGTCATCTCGATGATTCCATTGATTCATTCGATCGTCCCGGTTTTCGCCCAGCAGATGGGTCTCCAGGGCGAGGAAGCCATCCGGCTGCAGATCAGCGAACCGTTGTTCTGGGCCCTGGCGCTCGGCGCCTGCCTCGGCGGCAACGGTACTCTGATCGGCGCGTCGGCCAACGTGGTGATCGGCCAGATCGCCAACAAGAACCGTTACAAACTGTCCTTCAAGGATTTCACCTGTTATGGTGCGCCCTGCATGATCGTCAGCGTTCTGATCTGTACGGTCTATCTCTACTTCAGATATCTGCGCTGA
- a CDS encoding glycoside hydrolase family 28 protein yields MTAYHTSSAAYPVRRYGASGDGVTPDTAAIQQAIDRCHADGGGRVILDRGTFLSGTLYLKSNVFLEIEPAATLLASGNIDDYPDDTYYNRYRCETALNRCFIFAADAENIGLVGYGEINGNNEKFAAGLPGGDEPRPMLIRLLRCRNVRLENLRLHQAASWTVAFLDCDRLWCRGLDIFNDRHYNGDGLDFDNCSEVFVTDCSIRGTDDNLCLQNSRPDKPVRNVQISNCHFSSLCAAIRIGYRSAGEISNVVIANCTFENVWREGIKIECSEGGVIRDITAGNLTMRNVTRPLFLLLNNSRVMQAYRPPGGAIPAIGRLEDLKFNNILIHDDDEMLAEHRRFGGELMGSPRFNGIRADAAAEHPIDGLAVSNLSYRVIGGVKSTDLPKEYPSVLDQRDSYPPDVPVVENNYAPAWSRAAAVDLRNVRHLSLDQVQIQLRYPDERPPVILENCQLLRHDIRLPD; encoded by the coding sequence ATGACCGCTTACCACACCTCATCCGCCGCTTATCCGGTCCGCCGTTATGGCGCCAGCGGCGACGGCGTCACGCCCGATACCGCCGCCATCCAGCAGGCAATCGACCGTTGCCATGCCGACGGCGGCGGCCGGGTTATACTGGATCGAGGAACGTTTCTGTCCGGTACGCTTTATTTGAAAAGCAATGTCTTTCTCGAAATTGAACCGGCGGCGACGCTGCTGGCTTCCGGCAACATCGACGACTACCCCGATGACACTTATTACAACCGTTACCGCTGTGAAACCGCCCTGAATCGCTGTTTTATTTTCGCAGCCGATGCGGAGAATATCGGTCTTGTCGGTTATGGTGAAATCAACGGCAACAATGAAAAATTCGCCGCGGGTTTGCCCGGCGGCGACGAACCGCGGCCGATGCTGATCCGGCTGCTGCGCTGCCGGAATGTCCGGCTGGAAAATCTGAGGCTCCATCAAGCCGCGTCCTGGACCGTCGCGTTCCTGGACTGCGACCGCCTCTGGTGCCGTGGTCTGGACATCTTCAATGACCGGCATTACAACGGCGACGGGCTGGATTTCGACAACTGCAGTGAAGTTTTCGTCACCGATTGTTCGATTCGCGGCACCGACGACAATTTATGTCTGCAGAACTCCCGGCCGGACAAACCGGTGCGCAATGTCCAGATCAGCAACTGTCATTTCAGTTCCCTCTGCGCCGCCATCCGGATCGGCTACCGCTCCGCCGGCGAAATTTCCAACGTCGTCATCGCCAACTGCACGTTTGAAAACGTCTGGCGCGAGGGGATCAAAATCGAATGCAGCGAAGGCGGCGTCATCCGCGATATCACCGCCGGCAATCTGACGATGCGCAATGTCACCAGGCCGCTCTTCCTCCTCCTGAACAACAGCAGGGTCATGCAGGCCTATCGGCCGCCCGGCGGCGCCATCCCCGCCATCGGCCGGCTGGAAGATCTCAAATTCAACAATATTCTGATCCATGACGACGACGAAATGCTGGCCGAACATCGCCGTTTCGGCGGGGAATTGATGGGTTCCCCCCGTTTCAACGGCATAAGGGCCGACGCCGCGGCCGAACATCCGATCGACGGCCTGGCGGTATCCAATCTCAGCTATCGGGTCATCGGCGGCGTAAAATCAACCGATTTGCCGAAGGAGTATCCATCGGTTCTGGACCAGCGCGACTCCTATCCCCCGGACGTGCCGGTGGTGGAAAACAACTATGCGCCGGCCTGGAGCCGGGCGGCCGCCGTCGACCTGCGCAATGTCCGGCATTTATCACTCGACCAGGTACAGATTCAACTGCGCTATCCGGATGAGCGGCCGCCGGTTATCCTGGAAAACTGCCAGCTGCTCCGCCATGACATCCGGCTGCCGGACTGA